The nucleotide sequence CGCTCGACTTTCCGGCGGATACTGCCCACAAAGCCAATGTACAGCCGCCTGCGCTGCTGGCCAGCCTGACCGAGAAACCGCTGGCGATCTATAAAGGAAAAACCGACTACATGCTGGTTTATGAACGGCAGGAGCAGATTGAAGCCCTTGATCCCGACTTCCGCGAAATGAGTACCGTTCCCGCGCGCGGGGTTATCGTAACGGCACCGGGTACCGATGACGTCGATTTTGTTTCCCGATTCTTTGCCCCGCAGTCGGGTATCGACGAAGACCCCGTAACCGGCTCGGCCCATACGACGCTGGTGCCTTACTGGGCCGAACGACTGGGCAAAACCGAACTGACGGCCCGGCAGCTCTCGGCCCGGGGCGGCCTGCTGAAATGCAAGCTCAACGGCGACCGGGTGGATATTGCCGGGCAGGTGCAGCTTTACCTCACCGGCGAGATCGTGAATTAACACAGGCGTAAGCTAGACCAGGGATAGACATAATCTAACTTAGTCATCTGCAATATTTAGGGGGAAATAATGCGCGTGCGCTGGAAAATTTTAGCGTTTAAGAAATTCTGTTGGCTATTTGTTTGTAATTGGTCTAAATAACTCTATTTTTGTAGAGTAAATAGGCAATAGTGAATGAACGCTGACGTAAACAATGCTGATTACCAGTTGGTAACCGATTTTTCGAAGCAGGTAATGCAGTTCAATTCCTTCGTAGGACAGGAGTGTGTGCTGAAGAAGTGCTGCAAGAAGTATAAAAAAAGTAAGCGCTGTAAGAAGTGCCCGGATTGATAATGTAGGGTGAGTACATCGATCAGAGCGAAGTCAGATGGGCCTAAGTAGCCGTTTTTTGTCATCTTCGCCGGATGGAATTACGTTACGAACGCTACGACGGTCTGCCGCCCGAACCCCTGCTTTGTTCGCTGCTCGATCTGCTGGCTGGCGTTTTCGGCAACCAGACCCAGGCCGAGCTCTTCTCTGAACTCACTTATCAGTTTTCCCGAACTCCTGGCCTGACGTTCCTGGCGATCGACGATGGGCAGGTCGTTGGCTGTAAACTGGGCTACGAACGTAAACCAGGGCATTTTTATAGTTGGCTCGGCGGTGTCCATACCGCTTACCGGGGCCGGGGCATCGCCAGAGAGCTGATGCATCGGCAGCACGACTGGTGCCGCCAGCAAAACTACCATACCGTTCGGACCCAGACCTATAACCAGTGGCGCGCCATGCTCATTCTCAACCTGCGCGCTGGCTTTGATATCATCGGCACCCAACAGGGCAAACAAGGTCTGACGATCATCCTCGAAAAGCGATTGTGAGGAACCCCCCGGCTGGCTTAATTGTCCTATGGAGAGATGCATCTTTATCTTCACATACCGTTCTGCAAGCAGGCCTGCCACTACTGCGACTTTCATTTCAGCACGAACCTGAGTCAGAAGTCGGCTCTGGTCGATGCGCTCTGTGCCGAGATTATTCAGCAAAAAGATTATCTGCCTGGGAAGGAGCTAACAACCGTTTATTTTGGGGGCGGTACGCCCTCGCTGCTGACGGAGTCGGAGATCGCGCAGATTTTTGAGACTATCCACGCGCAGTTTACACTGGCACCCGACGCCGAAATTACGCTGGAAGCCAACCCCGACGACCTGAACGAAGTTGCTGAACGCTCCGGCAAACTCAGGTTGCTGCGCCGGTACGTCAACCGCCTGAGCGTGGGGATTCAGACGTTTGACGAAGCGACACTCCGCTGGATGAACCGCGCCCACTCGGCTGCCGAAGCCCTGAGCTGTATCGGGCGCGTCCGGGAGGCCGGTTTTGAGAACCTGAGTGTAGATCTGATTTACGGCATTCCCAACCGGGACGCGTCGCTCTGGCAGTTTGATTTGCAGACGATGCTCGCGCTCGACGTACCGCACCTGTCGGCCTATGCGCTGACCATCGAACCCGATACGGCCTTCGGACGATGGCAGCAGAAAGGCAAGCTGCCCGCTATTGATGAGAACCTGGCCGCCGAACAGTTTACCGACCTGACGCGGGCATTGACCGGAGCCGGTTACGAACATTACGAAATCTCGAACTTTGCCAAACCCGGTCGGTACGCCCGGCACAACACCGCCTACTGGCAACGTCGGCCGTATCTGGGCGTCGGGCCGAGCGCGCACTCCTACAATGGCCATAGTCGACAATACAACGTAGCCAATAATGCGCGGTATCTGGCCGCGATCCGGCAGGGTAGCCTGCCCGCTACCGTTGAGGAACTGACGCCAGCCGATCAGGTTAACGAATACCTGCTGACGGGCCTGCGCACGCAGTGGGGCTGTTCCCTTACCGAACTGGATACTTTGTTGGGAAGCGATTTTGCCAACCGGCAGGCCCGCGATCTGGCAACGCTCTATGCCTCAGGCTGGCTCAGCCGCAACGGCGACCGCCTGCGGCTGACGGATGCGGGCAAGCTGTTTGCCGACCGGGTAGCCGCCACGCTGTTCGTGGACTAACCCCTGGATTAACCGGTACATGACGAGTTAGTCAAAATTTTAGAGGAAAGCAGAAATTTCGGGTTTCATTAGGCAAAAATGTTCATTTTCGCGCAACAGTCCTGATTGTATGCCTCCGCAACGTCCTACGAACACGTTCCGAAATACGCCCCCGCAGCCCCGCCCCAAAGCCGGCCATTCGTCGACTCCGCGTTTGCAGAAGGCTGGCCGCTGGCAGCAGGCCCGCCGGTTCATCCGGGAGCGGCCAATGCTCGAACGGGTCTACTGGATTGCGGTGAAAGTGTTTCTGTGGCTGTTTTTCAGCTCCATTGGCTACGTCATTGTTCTGAAATACATTCCGGTCTGGATAACGCCCCTGATGGTATCGCGCTGGATGGACACCATCGGGACGGACGAAAGCAGCAAGCTATACAAAACGTGGCGTTCCTACGACGAAATCAGCAAGGAAGCTGCATTAGCGGTCGTGGCCTCTGAAGATCAGGCGTTCCCGACTCACTGGGGCTTCGATTTTGATGAAATTCAGGACGCCATCAAAGAAAACCAGCGTCGGAAACGGCCCCGTGGAGCCAGTACGATCTCCCAGCAGGTCGCCAAGAACGTTTTTCTGTGGAATGGCCGCAGTTATATCCGCAAGGGGCTCGAAGTGTACTTTACGGCGCTGATTGAGCTGATCTGGGGTAAGAAACGTATACTGGAAGTGTACCTGAACGTAGCCGAAACCGGACCGATGACCTTTGGCGTGGAGGCTGCATCGCAGCGATTCTACGGGCATTCGGCGGAGTCGCTCTCGCGCAGCGAAGCCGCCCGGATTGCGGCCGTTCTGCCCAACCCGCGTTTGTTCTCTATCCGAAATCCGTCGAATTATATCCTGCGCCGAACCCGGCAGATTACCCGGCAGATGCGCTACCTGGGCGGTCAGAAATATATCCGGAATCTGTAAGACAAACGGGCGGAACGTGTTATACCCCTAGTTCCACGCTGGGGTCCCACAGCCGCGTTTTAAAATCCACCACCCGGTCGTCCTTGACCCGAACGCCCTCGTCTTCCAGGAGTTGCTGCATGACGGTTGGCCCGCCAAAGAAATGCTTCCCCGACAGCACGCCGACGCTATTGACCACCCGATGCGCCGGTATGCCGTGGCCGTGCGAGGCCGTCATGGCCCAGCCGACCATGCGCGCCCCCGCCCGCAGACTCAGGTACCGGGCGATGGCACCGTACGTCGTGACGCGCCCTGGCGGAACCTCCCGCACAACCCGGTACACTTCCTTGAAATAGTCTTTCTCCTCCAGCATAACAGGCGGGTGCCGGTTCTTAACGACCGGCACCGCTGAGGTTGTTATTCGATCATTTCCTTGTTCTCAATCTGGTCCACCAACTGGTTGTACCATTCTTCGCCGTAGGCCCGGATGAGCGCTTCGCGGACGAATTTGTAGATGGGTACGTTCAGCTGTTCGCCAAAGCCACAGGCAGGGCTGCAGATAGGCCAGCGATCGTAATTCAGGGCGTGGAACGATTCGTATTTGGTTACGCGAATAGGGTAGAGGTGGCACGACAGCGGTTTTTTCCAGTCCACTTTGCCATCGTTGTAGGCTTCTTCGATGCCGCATTTCAGAATTCCGCGCTCGTTCCAGGTGGCGTACACGCACTCCCGACCGCCAACGGTGGTGGTCACGAAGCCACCCTCTCCATCAGATTCGTAGCCGCCCCGCTCTTCAATAACCCGAATTCCTTCGGGCGACAGGTAAGGCTTTACGTCCTTATAAATACGGTCCAGAATAGCCGGTTCATCGCCTTCCAGCGGAGCGCCCATATCTCCTTCCACACAGCACGCGCCTTTGCATTTGTCCAGGTTGCAGACAAAGAATTTTTCGGCTACGTCGTCACTGATGCAGGTGTTGTCAATCAGTATCATTCAGGTTAAAGCGGGTAATCGTCCGCAAATTGTCGTTTACAGCCGCGGGCGTTTGCCCGCGTCACCGCGCCAGCATGAGCGACCCGCGCAGGGGCTCAGTATCGGGCGACAGTTTCAATACGTAAAGATACATCCCGGCGGGCAAAGGTACGCCATTGTACTGTCCATCGAAGGGAATCAGGTACCCACTGCGGGAATAATAAACGACCTCGCCCCATCGGCTGAAGATGGTTATCTGCGCCTGCGGAAACGACTCAATCCCGGGTAGTTTCCAGGTGTCGTTCATCTGGTCGTTGTTGGGCGTAAAGGCGTCTGGAATACTCAGGCGTGACTGAAGCAAAATGCGTACGGAGGCCTCGCCCGTGCAGCCCGACGCGTCTTTTACCCGGATGGTGTAGGTAGTGTCGTTCTGCGGGAAGGTGACCGTTACGGTAGCCTGCAGGGGATTACTAAGCCAGACGGTCGGTGTCCAGCTATAGGTGAAGGGTGCTGTGCCGTTCACGACAGGTTCCAGCGTAACAATCCCCTGTTTGCTGGTAACAATCCGGCCTGGCAACTGTACGGTGGGCGGCTGATTGACCCGAACAATTCGCTGGGTGGCATCGCCGGGGCAGCCGTTGGTAGCCGGGGCTGCGTAGGTGATGCGGTGCACACCCAGACCTGCCGTTTTCGGGTCGAACGACGAGCCGCTAACGCCCGGCCCGCTGAAGACCCCGCCCGCCGGGGAGCCGCGCAGACTGACAACTGAACTAGCCGAACCGCAGAGCGGAGGAATGGAGTCCAGCGTTGGTTTCTGGCGCGTCTGTACCGTAATGGTCAGCGGACTTGAACTGCCCCGGCAGCCGTTGGCATCGGTGACCGTAACCGAATAGATACCCGCCAGTTTGGCCGAGTAGGTCGGGCTAACTGCACCGGGAAGCTGCGCACCGTTGTAAAACCATTGATAGGTTGCACCGCCCGCGGCCGTCAGCCGGAGCGAGTCTCGTTCGCAGAGAACGTTGCTGGGGTTGGCCGAACTGACGGTAGCAGTCGGGCTGCTGGCCTGCGTCAACGTAATGGCGTCGGTCTGGGTAACGCAGCCGGTGGTGTTATCCTTTACACTGGCGTAGTATTCTCCCGGTTTCGAAACGGTCTGCGTATTGCTGTTCAGGCCGGAGATTACCGTCTCGTTCCAATACCAGGTATAGGTAGCGGGCAACTCAGGCGCTTTCAGGACGAGGGCGTCGGAGCCGGGGCAGAGTGCTGTTTTGGCTGGTCGCTCGAGCCTAATGGGCTGATTGAACGACCGAACTGTCAGCGACCGCGATGTATTCG is from Spirosoma taeanense and encodes:
- a CDS encoding MGMT family protein; this encodes MLEEKDYFKEVYRVVREVPPGRVTTYGAIARYLSLRAGARMVGWAMTASHGHGIPAHRVVNSVGVLSGKHFFGGPTVMQQLLEDEGVRVKDDRVVDFKTRLWDPSVELGV
- a CDS encoding DUF3109 family protein, with the protein product MILIDNTCISDDVAEKFFVCNLDKCKGACCVEGDMGAPLEGDEPAILDRIYKDVKPYLSPEGIRVIEERGGYESDGEGGFVTTTVGGRECVYATWNERGILKCGIEEAYNDGKVDWKKPLSCHLYPIRVTKYESFHALNYDRWPICSPACGFGEQLNVPIYKFVREALIRAYGEEWYNQLVDQIENKEMIE
- the mtgA gene encoding monofunctional biosynthetic peptidoglycan transglycosylase yields the protein MPPQRPTNTFRNTPPQPRPKAGHSSTPRLQKAGRWQQARRFIRERPMLERVYWIAVKVFLWLFFSSIGYVIVLKYIPVWITPLMVSRWMDTIGTDESSKLYKTWRSYDEISKEAALAVVASEDQAFPTHWGFDFDEIQDAIKENQRRKRPRGASTISQQVAKNVFLWNGRSYIRKGLEVYFTALIELIWGKKRILEVYLNVAETGPMTFGVEAASQRFYGHSAESLSRSEAARIAAVLPNPRLFSIRNPSNYILRRTRQITRQMRYLGGQKYIRNL
- a CDS encoding GNAT family N-acetyltransferase, producing the protein MELRYERYDGLPPEPLLCSLLDLLAGVFGNQTQAELFSELTYQFSRTPGLTFLAIDDGQVVGCKLGYERKPGHFYSWLGGVHTAYRGRGIARELMHRQHDWCRQQNYHTVRTQTYNQWRAMLILNLRAGFDIIGTQQGKQGLTIILEKRL
- the hemW gene encoding radical SAM family heme chaperone HemW, whose amino-acid sequence is MHLYLHIPFCKQACHYCDFHFSTNLSQKSALVDALCAEIIQQKDYLPGKELTTVYFGGGTPSLLTESEIAQIFETIHAQFTLAPDAEITLEANPDDLNEVAERSGKLRLLRRYVNRLSVGIQTFDEATLRWMNRAHSAAEALSCIGRVREAGFENLSVDLIYGIPNRDASLWQFDLQTMLALDVPHLSAYALTIEPDTAFGRWQQKGKLPAIDENLAAEQFTDLTRALTGAGYEHYEISNFAKPGRYARHNTAYWQRRPYLGVGPSAHSYNGHSRQYNVANNARYLAAIRQGSLPATVEELTPADQVNEYLLTGLRTQWGCSLTELDTLLGSDFANRQARDLATLYASGWLSRNGDRLRLTDAGKLFADRVAATLFVD
- a CDS encoding PhzF family phenazine biosynthesis protein, producing the protein MRIYQLDAFTSRLFAGNPAAVVPLTNQGGWPSDEQMQQIAAENNLAETAFYTKTESDAHYHIRWFTPTVEVDLCGHATLATAYVVFFLEEKPDTDQIFFDSRSGALKVCRGEDGWLTLDFPADTAHKANVQPPALLASLTEKPLAIYKGKTDYMLVYERQEQIEALDPDFREMSTVPARGVIVTAPGTDDVDFVSRFFAPQSGIDEDPVTGSAHTTLVPYWAERLGKTELTARQLSARGGLLKCKLNGDRVDIAGQVQLYLTGEIVN
- a CDS encoding gliding motility-associated C-terminal domain-containing protein, with product MNWFLRLCGIFVLLALSMRPANADHIVGGHMQMTNVNQEPGHYRIKLTYYYDLDRGTQSITPQLLFVIFQKRDNQRIDSLFANASSTNRTSLPRVPVNNTACTGSTQSTNWGIVEYEREVRLDPGKYNDSEGYYVSNQDCCRSNGITNLRYPALPDRAGFTYYLEFPPMSGATSTNSSPAFLPIKADFMCINRPFTFSCAATDPDGNELRYSLTSPLKGNVTAGSNLISNGLIPGPFPETQFATGFSATNPIPGSPAVQLDRTTGLLTLTPTSVGRFTFSVKVEEYRSGQKIGEVRQDYQLVAIDCPPEKPPVPNATIANYPTTAVEGILCNNNSLTLQAEQNASWKYQWQKDGVAIPGATSPTLSVTAVGVYTVVNSFTSNCGQPNTSRSLTVRSFNQPIRLERPAKTALCPGSDALVLKAPELPATYTWYWNETVISGLNSNTQTVSKPGEYYASVKDNTTGCVTQTDAITLTQASSPTATVSSANPSNVLCERDSLRLTAAGGATYQWFYNGAQLPGAVSPTYSAKLAGIYSVTVTDANGCRGSSSPLTITVQTRQKPTLDSIPPLCGSASSVVSLRGSPAGGVFSGPGVSGSSFDPKTAGLGVHRITYAAPATNGCPGDATQRIVRVNQPPTVQLPGRIVTSKQGIVTLEPVVNGTAPFTYSWTPTVWLSNPLQATVTVTFPQNDTTYTIRVKDASGCTGEASVRILLQSRLSIPDAFTPNNDQMNDTWKLPGIESFPQAQITIFSRWGEVVYYSRSGYLIPFDGQYNGVPLPAGMYLYVLKLSPDTEPLRGSLMLAR